One Acinetobacter sp. WCHA55 DNA window includes the following coding sequences:
- a CDS encoding DUF427 domain-containing protein, with translation MVSAIWKDTTIATSDETVIVEGNHYFPPSGVDLSLLEMSPHTSVCPIKGAARFFHVRAGDALNVNAAWTYPAPTPDAEGIRDYIAFWKGVDVA, from the coding sequence TTGGTCTCAGCCATCTGGAAAGACACTACTATCGCCACAAGCGACGAAACAGTCATCGTCGAGGGAAATCACTACTTCCCACCGTCAGGAGTCGACCTGAGCCTGCTTGAGATGAGCCCGCACACATCTGTCTGTCCGATCAAAGGCGCCGCGCGCTTCTTTCATGTTCGCGCGGGTGACGCGCTCAACGTGAACGCCGCTTGGACCTATCCCGCCCCCACTCCGGATGCCGAGGGTATCCGGGATTACATCGCTTTCTGGAAAGGCGTGGACGTTGCCTAG
- the sdhC gene encoding succinate dehydrogenase, cytochrome b556 subunit: MNKKRPVNLDIRTIQLPLTALTSILHRISGIMLFIFLGLILYMLSKSLESEKGFNEVKEIFSSPFGKVSFWLVYSSFIYHLVAGIRHLVMDVGVGHTLKGSNRASTIVLVVSGVLMVAGAVWIW; this comes from the coding sequence ATGAATAAAAAGCGGCCGGTTAATCTTGATATTCGAACCATTCAGCTTCCTCTCACGGCGCTTACATCGATTCTGCACCGGATTTCAGGAATTATGCTCTTTATTTTTCTGGGACTGATACTGTATATGCTGAGCAAATCGTTGGAGTCAGAAAAGGGTTTTAATGAAGTCAAGGAGATTTTTTCTTCACCTTTCGGCAAAGTTAGTTTCTGGTTGGTATACTCTTCATTTATTTATCATCTCGTAGCCGGAATTCGACACCTAGTTATGGATGTGGGTGTTGGTCATACTTTGAAAGGCAGCAATCGCGCCTCTACTATTGTTTTAGTAGTGTCGGGTGTTTTAATGGTTGCTGGCGCCGTATGGATTTGGTAG
- a CDS encoding IS3-like element ISAba14 family transposase (programmed frameshift), whose protein sequence is MARRPRRNHSNDFKAKVALAAIKAEKTLAELSSEFDVHQNQIIDWKNQLISASSQAFDQSKAPSEPPIDLKKLHAKIGEQALEIGFFRRCVEETGPLQPQKLIDHSLQISVSKQAKLLKVSRGCYYYRPKPVSSSDLKLMRCIDELHMQYPFAGSRMMRDLLNRQGHHIGRRHTRTLMKKMGIQALYCKPNLSQANQAHRKYPYLLKGLAIQRSNQVWSTDITYIPMAKGFVYLCAVIDWHSRKVLAHRVSISMEVDFCISALNEAIEKYGRPEIFNTDQGSQFTSDAFIDVLKSNGIQISMDGKGRWVDNVMVERLWRSVKYEEVYLKAYSSVTDAKKQLSAYFEFYNLKRPHSSLDKMTPNEFYYDQLPQQNKVA, encoded by the exons CTTGCTGAATTGAGTTCTGAGTTTGATGTTCATCAAAACCAAATTATTGACTGGAAAAATCAATTGATCTCAGCTTCCTCGCAAGCTTTCGATCAATCAAAAGCTCCATCAGAACCACCCATCGATCTAAAAAAACTACATGCAAAAATCGGTGAGCAGGCATTAGAAATTG GATTTTTTAGAAGGTGTGTTGAAGAAACTGGGCCGCTTCAACCACAAAAGTTAATCGATCACTCACTTCAGATTTCAGTATCTAAACAAGCTAAGTTACTGAAAGTCTCTCGTGGTTGTTATTATTATCGCCCAAAACCTGTTAGCTCATCAGATCTGAAGCTGATGCGATGTATTGATGAATTACATATGCAATATCCTTTTGCAGGCAGTCGTATGATGCGTGATTTGTTGAATCGTCAAGGGCATCATATAGGACGACGTCATACACGTACTTTAATGAAGAAAATGGGTATTCAGGCGTTATATTGCAAACCAAATTTAAGCCAGGCTAATCAAGCTCACCGTAAATATCCATATCTGCTCAAAGGGTTGGCTATTCAGCGCAGTAATCAAGTGTGGTCTACGGATATAACGTATATCCCTATGGCAAAAGGCTTTGTTTATTTATGTGCTGTGATTGATTGGCATAGCCGCAAGGTACTTGCGCATAGGGTATCGATTAGTATGGAGGTGGATTTTTGTATTTCGGCTTTAAATGAAGCGATTGAAAAATATGGTCGACCTGAAATATTTAATACAGACCAAGGCAGCCAGTTTACCAGTGATGCATTTATTGATGTATTGAAATCAAATGGCATTCAAATCAGTATGGATGGTAAAGGTCGATGGGTAGATAATGTGATGGTTGAACGATTATGGCGGAGCGTTAAATATGAAGAGGTGTATCTCAAAGCTTATAGCAGTGTCACAGATGCGAAAAAGCAATTAAGTGCATATTTTGAGTTTTATAATTTGAAACGACCTCATTCGAGTCTAGACAAAATGACACCAAATGAGTTTTACTATGATCAGCTACCCCAACAAAACAAGGTGGCTTAA
- the grxC gene encoding glutaredoxin 3, with amino-acid sequence MTTDVLLYTTNWCPFCRRAKALLKEKGVRWKELDIEADPAHRQAMAEASGRSSVPQIFINGTLIGGSDELFALDVRGELDKLLGRNPPAT; translated from the coding sequence ATGACAACTGATGTATTGCTGTACACCACGAATTGGTGCCCGTTCTGCCGCCGAGCGAAGGCGCTCCTCAAGGAAAAGGGCGTGCGATGGAAGGAGCTCGATATTGAGGCGGATCCGGCTCACCGGCAGGCCATGGCGGAAGCGTCGGGGCGAAGCTCCGTGCCGCAGATCTTCATCAATGGCACCCTTATCGGTGGCTCCGATGAGCTATTCGCGCTCGATGTCAGAGGCGAGCTCGACAAACTTCTCGGGCGCAACCCGCCTGCCACCTGA
- a CDS encoding ferredoxin reductase translates to MTENEAQVRSWQSCVIDDIIQQTPSIKSFFLRLSKPFAHTAGQHVDIRLTAPDGYSAMRSYSIASSAVSTPIVEIAIERMPDAEVSPFFHDIAAIGDEIEVRGPLGGHFLWPEPAIDPVLLIGGGSGLVPLMAMIRQRRALAQAVPTALLLSARTAEDVLFSEELHCIEISDPAFVLALAITREKPVRASDFARRIDGMMVQEILTRLQGKPTQVFVCGSNGFVNIATDSALLAGLDASIIKTERYGG, encoded by the coding sequence ATGACTGAAAACGAAGCGCAAGTCCGTTCGTGGCAATCATGCGTGATCGACGACATCATCCAGCAAACACCGAGTATCAAGAGCTTCTTCCTTCGGTTGAGCAAGCCGTTCGCGCACACCGCAGGTCAGCACGTCGATATCCGGCTGACCGCGCCCGACGGCTACAGTGCAATGCGCAGCTACTCGATCGCGTCATCGGCAGTTTCGACCCCGATCGTCGAGATAGCTATCGAGCGCATGCCGGATGCCGAAGTTTCGCCGTTTTTTCACGACATCGCGGCGATTGGTGACGAAATCGAAGTTCGCGGTCCGCTCGGTGGCCATTTCCTTTGGCCTGAGCCTGCCATAGATCCGGTTCTGTTGATCGGGGGAGGCTCCGGCCTCGTGCCGTTGATGGCAATGATCCGGCAGCGCCGCGCATTGGCCCAAGCCGTTCCGACAGCGTTGCTCCTGTCCGCACGAACCGCCGAGGACGTTCTCTTCTCAGAAGAACTTCATTGCATCGAAATCAGCGATCCGGCGTTCGTCCTGGCGCTCGCGATTACGCGCGAGAAACCGGTTCGCGCATCGGACTTTGCGCGACGGATCGACGGCATGATGGTCCAAGAAATTCTAACCAGGCTTCAGGGAAAGCCGACGCAAGTGTTCGTCTGCGGGTCTAACGGATTCGTCAACATCGCAACCGATAGCGCGCTGCTGGCGGGCTTGGACGCCTCCATCATCAAGACGGAGCGCTACGGGGGCTAG
- a CDS encoding DUF4942 domain-containing protein — translation MNMLVNIKREVQASELDFIEVEKLILQCEKAKSSIKVIYESIKDIELDAYQIVSAITRKSYSSSFNTEESALKQISSCFWRKLTEIINLRNFISEKEYDALSDKIARHEIEDFTMDNVNVFLESIWSTRHMAYARKVDSLFCQLSSKYKTNLGAGINPCVIIHHNSYHSYCRRDNLVEEVRFIARQLFGKPLDHTRLDKLRLDRGIWHSIDDNLLRIKIYENGNCHILFNQCVVDRINQVLNLLYPNQIGIDPNVKHKRRAYDEPIL, via the coding sequence ATGAATATGTTGGTAAATATAAAAAGAGAAGTGCAAGCATCTGAATTAGACTTTATTGAAGTCGAAAAGCTAATTTTGCAATGCGAAAAAGCAAAATCGTCAATAAAGGTTATTTATGAAAGCATCAAAGATATTGAACTTGATGCTTACCAGATTGTGAGTGCAATCACCCGAAAATCATATTCATCATCATTCAATACTGAAGAATCTGCTTTAAAACAAATATCGTCATGCTTCTGGAGGAAGTTAACTGAGATCATCAATCTTAGAAACTTTATATCTGAAAAAGAATATGATGCGTTGTCAGATAAAATTGCTCGTCATGAAATTGAAGATTTCACGATGGATAACGTGAATGTATTTTTAGAATCTATCTGGTCTACGCGCCACATGGCATATGCTCGTAAAGTTGATTCATTGTTTTGCCAATTATCAAGCAAATACAAAACCAATCTTGGTGCTGGTATTAACCCGTGCGTGATCATTCATCACAATAGCTACCATTCTTATTGCAGACGAGATAATTTAGTGGAAGAAGTACGCTTTATAGCAAGGCAGTTATTTGGCAAGCCTTTAGACCACACTAGATTAGATAAACTCAGGTTAGATCGTGGTATCTGGCATAGCATTGATGATAATTTATTACGCATTAAGATCTACGAAAACGGTAACTGTCATATCTTGTTTAATCAATGCGTAGTTGATCGCATTAACCAGGTATTAAACCTGTTATATCCGAATCAAATTGGCATAGATCCAAATGTAAAACACAAACGCCGTGCGTATGATGAACCCATTTTATAA
- a CDS encoding sulfite oxidase-like oxidoreductase: protein MVTRGFTGRGSGDQSDRIPPGQHLVEDFPVLSAGPTPRVEPSDWKFTVKIGPKPVKTWNWGEFNTLPKTQVTKDIHCVTSWSKLDTVWEGVLIEDILADAELDRPTDFVLAHCYDNYSTNVPLTDLLSGKAMVALSYAGKPLSRDHGGPARLLVPHLYFWKSAKWVNALQFTTRDEAGFWELHGYHIYGDPWREQRYTHD, encoded by the coding sequence ATGGTCACCAGAGGTTTCACCGGTCGCGGTTCAGGCGACCAGTCCGATCGGATTCCGCCAGGTCAGCATCTGGTGGAGGATTTCCCTGTTCTGTCGGCCGGCCCTACGCCGAGGGTAGAGCCCTCCGACTGGAAATTCACAGTCAAAATTGGTCCGAAGCCCGTCAAAACGTGGAATTGGGGCGAATTCAACACTCTACCAAAGACCCAGGTGACAAAGGATATTCACTGCGTCACCTCTTGGTCCAAACTGGATACCGTTTGGGAGGGTGTACTCATTGAAGACATCCTTGCAGATGCAGAGCTTGATCGGCCTACCGATTTCGTCTTGGCGCACTGCTACGATAATTATTCGACAAACGTCCCTCTGACGGATCTGCTTTCCGGGAAAGCGATGGTCGCCCTCAGTTATGCGGGCAAGCCACTTTCCCGCGATCATGGGGGGCCGGCGCGTCTTCTAGTGCCGCACCTTTACTTCTGGAAATCCGCCAAATGGGTGAATGCGCTGCAATTCACGACGCGTGACGAGGCCGGCTTTTGGGAGCTGCACGGCTATCACATCTACGGCGATCCGTGGCGCGAACAACGATACACCCATGACTGA
- a CDS encoding IS4-like element ISAba1 family transposase (programmed frameshift), producing the protein MLYLILNKSLKWNKSHLKCFALIMLVIILKQTCNLSSASKALPIKCLPQSFYRRMQRFFAGQYFDYRQISQLIFNMFSFDQVQLTLDRTNWKWGKRNINILMLAIVYRGIAIPILWTLLNKRGNSDTKERIALIQRFIAIFGKDRIVNVFADREFIGEQWFTWLIEQDINFCIRVKKNFIVTNHLGKNHKISDLFRHLKVGQIECRKRRILVGRVKLYISALQLENGELLLVVSPQFNANAIQDYALRWEIETLFSCLKGRGFNLENTRLTDPRRVKKLIAVLAISFCWCYLTGEWQHDQKKAIKIKKHGRLSMSLFRYGLDYVQMAIQRLIGFGKKEEFKEILAILRRQNPDRIRVL; encoded by the exons ATTCTATATCTTATCTTAAACAAATCTCTAAAATGGAACAAGTCACATTTAAAGTGCTTTGCGCTCATCATGCTTGTGATTATTTTAAAGCAAACATGTAATCTTTCTTCTGCATCTAAAGCCTTGCCCATCAAGTGCTTACCACAATCATTTTATCGACGTATGCAGCGCTTCTTTGCAGGTCAGTATTTTGATTATCGTCAAATTTCTCAGTTGATTTTCAATATGTTTTCATTCGACCAAGTGCAACTGACTTTAGATAGAACCAATTGGAAATGGGGAAAACGAAATATTAATATCCTGATGCTCGCAATCGTTTATCGTGGAATAGCGATACCTATCCTTTGGACATTGCTTAATAAACGTGGAAATTCAGATACGAAAGAGCGTATTGCTTTGATTCAACGCTTTATAGCCATTTTTGGTAAAGACCGTATTGTGAATGTGTTCGCAGACAGAGAGTTTATCGGTGAGCAGTGGTTTACATGGTTAATTGAACAAGACATCAACTTCTGCATTCGTGTTA AAAAAAACTTCATTGTCACCAATCATTTAGGAAAGAATCATAAAATTAGTGATTTATTTCGCCATCTTAAAGTTGGTCAAATTGAATGTCGTAAACGACGGATTTTGGTTGGTCGGGTGAAACTATATATAAGTGCACTACAGTTAGAAAATGGAGAGCTTTTACTCGTCGTTTCTCCTCAGTTTAATGCCAATGCTATTCAGGATTATGCATTACGCTGGGAAATTGAAACCTTATTCAGTTGTCTCAAAGGACGCGGGTTTAATCTTGAAAATACGCGCTTGACAGACCCTAGACGAGTGAAAAAATTGATTGCGGTGTTAGCTATAAGCTTCTGTTGGTGTTACTTAACGGGTGAATGGCAACATGATCAAAAAAAAGCGATAAAAATAAAGAAGCATGGACGACTCTCAATGAGTTTATTTCGCTATGGTTTAGACTATGTTCAAATGGCGATTCAGCGTTTAATTGGTTTTGGGAAAAAAGAAGAGTTTAAGGAAATTTTGGCAATTTTAAGAAGGCAGAATCCTGATAGGATAAGGGTTCTGTGA